A window of the Candidatus Paraluminiphilus aquimaris genome harbors these coding sequences:
- a CDS encoding CoA transferase subunit A, protein MNKCVSAAEAVSAIESGMTIGIGGWGPRRKPMGLVRELLRSDVRDLTVVAYGGADVGLLCAAGKVKKVIFAFVSLDFMPLEPAFRKARESGAIEVREVDEGMMLLGLRAAAWGSPYIPTRIGIGTDVVTRNPDLKLVDSPYDDKEWVAMPALSLDVALIHATKADERGVCEIASPDHYMDDWFARASDTTIVSVDEMVSTDYFHDPDVARRVYWERNCTSKVVHMPGGAHPSSSDPLYGFDIKHYKEYGALIAEGGFDAWSEAFLGDSEADYQAAVGGLDTIQSLPLPVY, encoded by the coding sequence ATGAATAAGTGCGTCAGCGCTGCTGAGGCGGTGTCTGCTATTGAGAGCGGAATGACCATCGGTATCGGTGGTTGGGGGCCTCGTCGAAAGCCAATGGGGCTTGTGCGCGAACTGTTGCGTTCTGATGTGCGCGACCTAACGGTTGTGGCTTACGGTGGGGCCGACGTGGGGCTCTTGTGTGCTGCGGGTAAAGTGAAGAAAGTGATCTTTGCCTTCGTGTCATTGGACTTTATGCCACTGGAGCCCGCTTTCAGAAAAGCGCGTGAGTCAGGCGCCATAGAGGTACGCGAAGTCGATGAGGGCATGATGCTGCTCGGTTTGCGAGCTGCCGCCTGGGGGAGTCCTTACATTCCCACTCGGATTGGCATTGGGACCGATGTCGTGACGCGCAATCCAGACCTTAAGCTGGTTGACAGCCCCTACGACGATAAAGAATGGGTGGCGATGCCCGCGCTAAGTCTCGACGTGGCTCTGATCCATGCAACCAAGGCAGATGAACGAGGCGTTTGCGAAATCGCAAGTCCCGACCATTACATGGATGATTGGTTTGCACGAGCATCCGACACGACCATTGTCTCGGTCGACGAGATGGTCTCCACGGATTATTTTCATGATCCCGACGTCGCTCGTCGCGTGTACTGGGAGCGCAATTGCACCAGCAAAGTTGTCCACATGCCGGGTGGTGCGCATCCGTCCTCATCTGACCCGCTGTACGGTTTTGATATCAAACACTACAAGGAATACGGGGCGTTGATTGCCGAGGGCGGCTTCGATGCTTGGTCAGAGGCCTTCTTGGGCGATTCCGAGGCAGATTATCAAGCGGCTGTTGGCGGACTAGATACCATTCAATCACTGCCGTTACCGGTTTACTAA
- a CDS encoding CoA-transferase subunit beta, with amino-acid sequence MTFSLAELMVCAASQSFDDEGEVLATGIGLLPRLAASLAMRTTNPDMMMTDSQSYMLSRPNPVSGMTSHAGQANENWMGFARIFDNVWSGARHALVGPSQVDRFGQTNIAALGGTYDAPKVQLLGVRGFPGNSISHANSFFVPKHSTRVFVAGECDVVCSVGYNPDRLPRGYSFDDVDIRRVITDLCVMDFNGPNKQMRVISLHPGVQLAEVQENTGFELAVADTVAETASPTHEQLAIISELDPLNFRAKQLKDNPPGVRSA; translated from the coding sequence ATGACGTTTTCTCTCGCAGAGCTCATGGTCTGTGCAGCGAGCCAAAGCTTCGATGATGAAGGAGAGGTGTTGGCAACCGGAATTGGCTTATTGCCACGGCTGGCTGCCAGCCTCGCAATGCGGACAACGAATCCCGACATGATGATGACCGACAGTCAGTCATATATGCTGTCGCGACCCAACCCCGTCAGTGGTATGACTTCTCACGCGGGGCAAGCCAATGAAAATTGGATGGGGTTTGCTCGTATTTTCGACAACGTATGGAGCGGTGCGCGACATGCACTGGTTGGCCCGAGTCAGGTCGACCGTTTTGGGCAGACTAACATCGCGGCACTGGGCGGAACGTACGACGCGCCGAAGGTGCAATTATTGGGTGTGCGGGGTTTTCCCGGCAACTCCATCAGTCACGCTAACTCGTTCTTCGTCCCGAAGCACTCAACACGTGTATTCGTTGCGGGGGAGTGTGATGTGGTTTGTTCAGTGGGCTATAACCCTGATCGCCTGCCACGAGGCTATAGTTTTGACGATGTCGATATTCGACGTGTCATTACCGACTTGTGCGTGATGGACTTCAATGGGCCCAACAAACAAATGCGCGTGATTAGCCTACACCCAGGCGTACAGTTAGCTGAAGTGCAGGAAAATACGGGCTTTGAGCTTGCCGTAGCTGATACCGTGGCGGAAACAGCGTCACCGACGCATGAGCAGCTGGCGATTATTTCAGAGCTGGATCCATTGAATTTCCGTGCAAAGCAACTCAAAGACAATCCGCCCGGCGTTCGAAGCGCCTGA
- a CDS encoding enoyl-CoA hydratase, whose amino-acid sequence MTDANTDYVEESDIVTYEAADGIAWIAMNRPKYNNAQNGRMTYELDAAFMRAVADDDVKVIVLKGEGKHFSAGHDIGTPGRDVHLSQERVTSWYDHANKPGGEYLYVREAEAYLGMCRRWRDIPKPTIAAVQGACIAGGLMLAWVCDLIVATDDAYFSDPVVRMGIPGVEYFAHPYELNPRIAKEFLFTGNKMGAERAYQMGMVNQISSRETLTDDVTALATKIAGMPRLGLALTKQAINNVEELQGKRQGMEAAFAWHHFAHAHNDVVSGDKLGGFDAKAMAKANKSEDS is encoded by the coding sequence ATGACAGACGCAAACACTGACTACGTCGAAGAGAGCGATATTGTGACCTATGAGGCGGCCGATGGGATCGCCTGGATCGCAATGAATCGACCAAAGTACAACAACGCGCAGAACGGACGGATGACTTACGAGCTTGATGCCGCGTTCATGCGCGCCGTGGCGGACGATGACGTCAAGGTGATTGTACTCAAAGGCGAGGGAAAGCACTTCTCGGCAGGGCACGATATTGGAACACCCGGACGCGATGTGCACCTGAGCCAAGAGCGCGTAACAAGTTGGTATGACCACGCGAATAAGCCCGGCGGTGAATATTTATATGTTCGCGAGGCGGAGGCGTATCTGGGGATGTGTCGCCGGTGGCGAGATATTCCCAAGCCGACCATCGCTGCCGTCCAAGGAGCCTGTATAGCCGGTGGCCTCATGTTGGCGTGGGTTTGTGACCTTATCGTTGCGACTGACGATGCGTACTTCTCAGATCCGGTGGTGAGGATGGGTATCCCCGGTGTGGAATATTTTGCTCACCCTTACGAATTAAACCCCCGGATCGCAAAAGAGTTTCTCTTCACTGGCAATAAAATGGGTGCCGAGCGGGCGTATCAGATGGGCATGGTGAATCAAATTAGTTCACGAGAGACCCTGACAGATGATGTGACGGCTTTGGCGACCAAGATCGCCGGCATGCCGCGCTTAGGTCTTGCGCTCACCAAACAGGCCATTAATAACGTTGAGGAACTTCAAGGTAAGCGCCAGGGAATGGAGGCAGCCTTTGCTTGGCATCACTTCGCGCACGCTCACAACGATGTCGTTTCGGGTGACAAGTTGGGGGGGTTCGACGCGAAAGCCATGGCCAAAGCTAACAAGTCAGAGGACAGTTGA
- a CDS encoding acyl-CoA dehydrogenase family protein — protein MELMYTREQQAFRSEVRTWLSENVPPERLPSFDTAEGFAAHREWERTLAEGNWGMVTWPTEYGGRGCDLIEWLIFEEEYYRAGAPLRVNQNGIFLLGPTLMEYGTAEQKARFIPAMASGDEIWAQGWSEPNAGSDMAAIRCRADRDGDEFVINGQKIWSTRAVYADWVFGLFRTDPESSRHHGLSKILVPLNSEGVTVRPIQQLNGLPGFAEIFFDDVRVPAFNLLGGEGEGWRIAMATAGFERGLMLRSPARFQQASKRLVQLYREHGSDVIDPSIESAVVQCYMDAEAYALSTYQTASKLCSGGSIGAEASCNKIFWSEMDLLIHETAMNLLGARAEIEPQTAAEFAELGTWLDGFMFAQSGPIYAGTNEIQRNIIAERVLGMPRK, from the coding sequence ATGGAGTTGATGTATACACGGGAGCAACAAGCGTTCCGCAGTGAGGTCCGTACGTGGCTCTCGGAAAATGTCCCCCCCGAGCGATTGCCCTCGTTCGATACGGCGGAGGGCTTTGCTGCGCACCGAGAGTGGGAGCGCACGCTTGCCGAGGGGAACTGGGGAATGGTGACCTGGCCAACTGAGTATGGGGGCCGCGGCTGTGACCTCATTGAGTGGCTGATCTTCGAGGAAGAGTATTACCGAGCAGGGGCACCTTTGCGGGTTAATCAAAACGGCATCTTTCTGCTCGGACCCACGCTAATGGAATACGGCACGGCAGAACAAAAAGCGCGTTTTATCCCCGCCATGGCGAGTGGTGATGAAATATGGGCACAGGGATGGTCTGAGCCAAACGCCGGGTCCGATATGGCTGCGATTCGCTGTCGCGCTGATCGCGATGGTGATGAGTTTGTGATCAATGGGCAAAAGATTTGGTCGACGCGCGCAGTTTATGCTGACTGGGTGTTTGGTCTGTTTCGCACCGACCCTGAATCATCGCGACACCACGGACTGTCGAAAATTTTGGTTCCCCTTAATTCTGAGGGTGTGACCGTTCGTCCAATTCAACAACTCAATGGACTGCCGGGATTTGCGGAAATCTTTTTCGATGACGTTCGTGTCCCCGCATTTAATTTGCTAGGTGGCGAGGGTGAAGGGTGGCGGATTGCGATGGCAACCGCGGGTTTTGAGCGAGGTTTGATGTTGCGCAGTCCGGCTAGATTTCAGCAGGCATCAAAGCGACTGGTTCAGCTGTATCGAGAGCATGGCTCCGATGTTATCGACCCGTCGATCGAGTCTGCCGTTGTTCAGTGCTACATGGATGCGGAAGCTTATGCGCTGTCGACCTATCAGACAGCGTCGAAGCTGTGCTCGGGTGGCTCCATCGGCGCGGAGGCAAGTTGCAACAAAATATTCTGGTCCGAGATGGACTTACTGATTCATGAAACAGCGATGAATCTGTTAGGTGCTCGGGCTGAGATAGAGCCTCAGACTGCAGCAGAGTTTGCGGAACTCGGCACATGGCTCGACGGATTCATGTTTGCGCAGTCAGGCCCGATTTATGCGGGCACCAATGAAATTCAACGCAATATTATTGCCGAGCGTGTGCTTGGCATGCCTAGAAAGTAA
- a CDS encoding acyl-CoA dehydrogenase family protein gives MNFTFTQDQLDFQEAIATMLKSEVTADSIRERWSADGGVDDAFLKQAHDLGLNSMLVPEALGGLGLQAADFILLAEACGEVALPEPLVESVMTTTPLLVDILDQGLGNSDVQRVIDGVLAGESRVAVGHSINPYINYADCADWFVLPDGNSLYLMPREAVTLNEKKSVDPSRRLFAVSFTPDNQYRVADGDAGANLQRATLNRGALATAAQLVGLSKGMIAQSVQYTSDREQFGKAIGVNQAVKHLLADVAVQIEYAKPVTYRAAYTVGVSPTRADFAVSHAKSAAARTALMASRHCIQVHGAMGYTWECDVQIWAKRAWALAREWGDEGFHNNRIHEWLLRKNALLGPEFTFGRGSLTDVAQ, from the coding sequence ATGAACTTTACTTTCACTCAGGACCAACTCGATTTTCAAGAGGCTATCGCCACGATGCTGAAAAGCGAGGTGACTGCTGACTCGATTCGCGAACGGTGGTCCGCTGATGGTGGTGTAGATGATGCATTTTTGAAGCAGGCCCACGACCTAGGGTTGAACAGCATGCTTGTTCCCGAGGCACTCGGAGGCCTTGGATTGCAAGCTGCCGATTTCATCTTACTGGCTGAGGCCTGTGGTGAGGTGGCGCTGCCCGAGCCGTTGGTTGAGTCTGTCATGACCACGACACCGTTGTTGGTGGATATTCTTGATCAAGGCTTAGGTAATTCAGACGTTCAGCGTGTCATTGACGGTGTGCTTGCGGGCGAGTCGAGGGTGGCAGTGGGGCACTCGATTAACCCTTACATCAACTACGCTGACTGTGCGGATTGGTTCGTACTGCCTGACGGCAATAGTCTCTATTTGATGCCGCGCGAGGCGGTGACACTGAACGAGAAGAAAAGTGTTGACCCCTCACGACGACTCTTCGCCGTATCGTTTACACCCGATAATCAGTATCGGGTGGCTGACGGCGATGCCGGCGCGAATTTGCAGCGGGCGACGCTCAATAGGGGCGCCCTCGCCACTGCTGCCCAGCTTGTTGGGTTGTCCAAAGGGATGATTGCGCAGAGCGTTCAGTACACCAGCGATCGAGAGCAGTTTGGTAAAGCCATTGGTGTGAACCAAGCCGTAAAGCACCTGCTTGCCGATGTGGCGGTTCAAATTGAGTACGCAAAGCCAGTGACATACCGAGCGGCTTATACGGTTGGTGTGTCGCCAACGCGAGCCGACTTTGCTGTGTCTCACGCGAAGTCAGCTGCAGCGAGAACCGCACTGATGGCATCCCGGCATTGTATTCAAGTGCACGGTGCGATGGGGTACACCTGGGAGTGCGACGTCCAAATCTGGGCCAAGCGCGCTTGGGCACTGGCCAGAGAGTGGGGCGATGAAGGTTTCCACAACAATCGGATACACGAGTGGTTATTGCGCAAAAATGCGCTGCTAGGACCTGAGTTCACGTTCGGGCGCGGATCACTCACAGACGTTGCGCAATAA
- a CDS encoding acetyl-CoA C-acetyltransferase translates to MGQRAEAYIVDAIRTPTGKRRGSLATVHGADLGGFILKALVDRHTIPDDEYDDVVFGCLDTIGPLAGDIARTCWLAAGLSDVVPGTTVDRQCGSSQQAVHFAAQAVMSGTMDVVVAGGVQTMSSIPISAAMYAGQPYGFDSPFTGSEGWVARYGTQEVSQFKSAQMIADKWDISREEMEAFSLESHRRARAATDSGYFEREIIPFDGLGFDETIRNTSMEAMAGLEPLAPGGTITAAVSSQTCDGSSAVLIVSEEALKRYNLTPRARIAHMSVRADDPIWMLTAPIPATTHALKKSGFSLDDIDLVEINEAFASVPMAWLKEHDYAHEKTNVNGGAIALGHPLGSTGTKLMTTLLHEMERRQVRYGLQTMCEGGGQANVTILERL, encoded by the coding sequence ATGGGACAGCGTGCAGAAGCCTACATTGTTGATGCCATAAGGACCCCCACGGGTAAGCGTCGAGGCTCACTCGCCACAGTTCATGGTGCAGACCTTGGCGGCTTCATATTAAAGGCGCTCGTAGACCGGCACACAATTCCTGATGACGAGTACGACGATGTCGTATTTGGTTGTCTCGATACCATTGGTCCGTTAGCCGGTGATATCGCACGCACCTGTTGGTTGGCAGCGGGGTTGAGTGACGTGGTACCCGGTACAACGGTTGATCGTCAATGTGGCTCCTCTCAGCAGGCCGTGCATTTCGCAGCCCAGGCCGTTATGTCTGGGACGATGGATGTGGTGGTAGCGGGCGGTGTGCAGACTATGTCGTCGATACCGATTTCCGCGGCCATGTACGCGGGTCAACCCTATGGCTTTGATAGCCCCTTTACCGGCAGTGAAGGGTGGGTAGCGCGTTACGGTACACAGGAGGTCTCACAGTTCAAATCAGCGCAAATGATTGCTGATAAATGGGACATTTCCCGCGAGGAAATGGAGGCGTTCTCGCTTGAATCGCACCGGCGTGCGCGTGCCGCGACTGACTCGGGTTACTTCGAGCGAGAAATCATCCCTTTTGACGGGCTGGGTTTTGATGAGACGATTCGAAACACATCGATGGAAGCCATGGCGGGGCTCGAGCCCTTAGCGCCAGGCGGCACCATCACGGCCGCTGTCTCGAGTCAGACCTGCGACGGTTCCTCCGCGGTACTGATCGTATCGGAGGAGGCTCTTAAACGTTATAACTTGACGCCAAGGGCGCGGATCGCGCACATGTCAGTGCGCGCAGATGATCCGATCTGGATGCTGACAGCACCCATTCCGGCGACGACTCATGCCCTGAAGAAATCAGGCTTCTCCCTTGACGATATTGACCTTGTTGAGATCAATGAGGCCTTTGCTTCGGTGCCGATGGCGTGGCTGAAGGAACATGATTACGCGCATGAGAAAACGAACGTTAACGGCGGTGCGATTGCCTTGGGGCATCCGTTAGGTTCGACAGGCACCAAGTTGATGACGACGTTGCTGCACGAAATGGAGCGTCGGCAGGTTCGTTATGGCCTCCAGACGATGTGTGAAGGCGGTGGTCAAGCGAATGTGACTATTCTTGAGCGCTTATAA
- a CDS encoding SDR family oxidoreductase, protein MGICDQRVVIVTGAGGGLGAAHARVLASEGASVLVNDINTDAAQAVVDDIISAGGRAVVNDSDITHYESSGMAVAQAIETFGDLTGVVNNAGNNRDRMFASLSEADWDQVIAVHLKGHFCIASHAVQYWRHQSKLGNAVSGRIVNTTSGAGLQGSIGQSNYAAAKAGIAALTLNQAAELGRYGITANAICPVARTGMTTAVPAMAERMAIPEDGSFDHFAPENVSSVVTWLCSEASSRVTGQVIEAEGGRIAIADGWRSTRGVDKGARWAPADVGDALDEAMSTAVPPQQVWGS, encoded by the coding sequence ATGGGAATCTGTGATCAACGCGTTGTCATTGTTACCGGTGCAGGGGGTGGTTTGGGTGCAGCGCATGCCCGTGTCCTTGCCAGTGAAGGGGCTTCGGTACTTGTTAACGATATTAATACTGACGCGGCACAAGCCGTTGTTGACGACATTATTTCGGCAGGCGGCCGGGCTGTGGTCAATGACTCGGACATTACCCATTACGAAAGTAGTGGGATGGCCGTGGCGCAAGCCATTGAAACCTTCGGTGACCTGACGGGGGTCGTCAACAACGCCGGTAACAACCGTGACCGAATGTTTGCGTCGCTTTCAGAGGCAGATTGGGATCAGGTCATTGCCGTCCACTTGAAAGGACATTTTTGCATTGCCTCTCATGCAGTTCAGTACTGGCGTCATCAATCGAAGCTGGGCAACGCGGTTTCTGGGCGCATCGTTAATACAACGTCGGGTGCGGGCCTACAGGGGTCTATAGGGCAGTCGAATTATGCGGCTGCTAAGGCGGGCATTGCCGCGCTGACTTTGAATCAAGCTGCTGAGTTGGGCCGGTACGGAATTACAGCGAACGCGATATGCCCTGTTGCTCGCACCGGCATGACCACTGCTGTGCCGGCTATGGCCGAGCGCATGGCCATCCCTGAGGATGGGTCTTTCGATCACTTTGCACCAGAAAATGTGTCTTCCGTCGTTACCTGGCTGTGTTCTGAGGCGTCGAGTCGCGTTACGGGTCAGGTAATTGAGGCAGAGGGGGGTCGGATTGCTATCGCCGATGGCTGGCGAAGCACCCGGGGTGTCGATAAAGGGGCACGTTGGGCACCGGCTGATGTCGGTGACGCGCTCGACGAAGCTATGTCTACTGCCGTACCGCCCCAACAAGTCTGGGGCAGTTAG
- a CDS encoding acyl-CoA dehydrogenase family protein yields MKFAFTDEQRMLKDTSQSFLAAESNSSAVRTASTSEKTYDPQLWRKICEDMYWQGILAPEACEGLGLGWVEMAIVLEAAGEALLTAPLFSSTQSTAALLLCPQSAMRDALLSSIVTGDVISLAMSDQREGWSSCGVVATDKSNTTLLSGSARFVPFGAAASKLLVVAVDALGAHSLWVVDPSQEGVVVTHTPTMDQTRAMASVSLENVAVSVDQLLADDAQALIEPILALSRILVVADQVGVAQASLDMSVDYTKERSQFDRTIASFQAIKHKAADMMLKVESARSLLYYAACVADAWFAGEASIEALQEAAFMASSCASEAAFFNAGTGIQMHGGVGITEEYDIQLYFKRARATESFLGRPAEMREAIARQLLDGGAACN; encoded by the coding sequence TTGAAGTTCGCATTTACCGATGAGCAGCGCATGCTCAAGGACACAAGCCAAAGCTTTTTAGCGGCCGAGTCAAACTCGTCCGCCGTTCGCACTGCCTCTACGTCTGAGAAGACTTACGACCCACAACTCTGGCGCAAGATCTGCGAAGACATGTATTGGCAGGGCATTCTAGCGCCCGAGGCCTGCGAGGGACTGGGTCTTGGCTGGGTGGAAATGGCAATTGTACTCGAGGCCGCAGGCGAAGCATTGCTTACCGCGCCGCTGTTCTCCAGTACCCAGAGTACAGCTGCGCTTTTGTTGTGTCCGCAAAGCGCCATGAGAGATGCACTGCTGTCCTCTATCGTGACGGGCGATGTTATCAGCTTAGCAATGAGTGATCAGCGCGAGGGCTGGTCCTCGTGCGGCGTCGTGGCAACCGATAAAAGCAACACCACATTGCTGTCGGGTTCAGCACGTTTTGTCCCCTTTGGCGCGGCAGCCTCAAAGTTATTAGTGGTCGCTGTCGATGCCTTGGGTGCACATTCATTGTGGGTTGTTGACCCGTCGCAAGAAGGTGTCGTTGTGACACATACGCCAACTATGGATCAGACCCGTGCGATGGCGAGCGTCAGCTTGGAAAATGTGGCAGTCAGTGTGGACCAGTTGCTTGCCGATGATGCACAGGCGTTGATCGAACCGATATTGGCGTTGAGCCGAATTTTAGTGGTCGCAGACCAAGTAGGGGTAGCCCAGGCGAGTCTCGACATGAGCGTTGACTACACGAAAGAGCGGTCGCAATTCGATCGCACCATCGCTTCGTTTCAAGCTATTAAGCACAAAGCGGCTGACATGATGCTCAAAGTCGAGTCTGCACGCTCATTGCTTTACTACGCGGCCTGCGTCGCCGATGCGTGGTTTGCAGGTGAAGCAAGTATTGAGGCGCTCCAAGAGGCGGCCTTTATGGCCAGCTCCTGTGCGAGTGAAGCGGCGTTCTTTAATGCCGGTACAGGTATTCAAATGCACGGTGGCGTGGGCATTACGGAGGAGTACGACATACAACTTTACTTCAAGCGAGCCCGTGCCACTGAGAGCTTCCTCGGGAGACCCGCAGAGATGCGCGAGGCAATCGCTCGACAGCTGTTAGACGGAGGTGCGGCATGCAACTGA
- a CDS encoding acyl-CoA dehydrogenase family protein — protein MQLSFTAADEHFREEVADWLNDNLQGEFAQVRYRGGPGDEHHFVNERKAWERRLAEGRWTCIGWPEVWGGRAASIEQQVIFHEEYARAGGPGRMGHIGDTLTGPTLLAFGSEAQQAKYLPAIRNGEAFWSQGYSEPGAGSDLAAIRTRAVFNETSGQWQITGQKVWTSLAHESDFVFVLARIERDSQRHHGLGFFLVALDQPGVTIRPITQLTGTAEFNEVYFDEAECGPDDIVGAPGEGWKVAMGLLGFERGVSTLGQQMLFQTELDEIIRIAKENGAATDPDIRQRIAEAHIGLRTMRYNSMRMLSGGEDGTLSREAMIYKLYWSSWHRNLGKLAMDVLGPESELIDVAPYELSKLQSLFLFTRADTIYGGTNQIQRNLIAERALGMPKEPRGSAK, from the coding sequence ATGCAACTGAGTTTTACCGCAGCCGATGAGCACTTTCGCGAGGAAGTCGCGGATTGGTTGAACGATAACCTTCAGGGTGAATTTGCACAGGTTCGCTACCGCGGTGGTCCAGGTGACGAGCATCACTTTGTAAACGAGCGTAAGGCTTGGGAGCGTCGTCTTGCTGAGGGTCGCTGGACCTGTATTGGCTGGCCTGAGGTGTGGGGTGGGAGAGCTGCATCGATCGAGCAGCAGGTCATTTTTCACGAGGAATACGCCAGAGCAGGTGGGCCTGGTCGAATGGGACACATTGGGGACACCCTCACCGGGCCGACGTTGCTCGCTTTCGGTAGCGAAGCTCAGCAAGCGAAATATTTGCCAGCGATTCGAAACGGTGAGGCATTTTGGAGTCAGGGCTACTCCGAGCCCGGTGCCGGGTCAGACCTCGCTGCGATCAGAACTCGCGCCGTCTTCAACGAAACCTCAGGTCAGTGGCAAATCACTGGCCAAAAAGTATGGACGTCTTTGGCCCATGAGTCGGATTTTGTCTTTGTTCTTGCGCGGATTGAGCGCGATAGCCAGCGTCATCATGGGCTTGGGTTCTTTTTGGTGGCGCTCGACCAGCCCGGCGTGACCATAAGACCCATTACACAGCTGACGGGAACCGCAGAATTTAACGAGGTGTATTTCGATGAGGCTGAGTGCGGTCCGGACGATATTGTGGGCGCACCGGGCGAGGGTTGGAAAGTCGCTATGGGGCTTTTGGGCTTCGAGCGCGGTGTTTCGACGCTTGGCCAGCAAATGCTGTTTCAGACTGAGCTCGATGAAATCATTCGCATTGCCAAAGAGAACGGCGCCGCAACTGACCCAGATATCCGTCAGCGAATAGCTGAGGCTCACATTGGGTTGCGGACCATGCGGTATAACAGCATGCGCATGCTGTCAGGGGGTGAGGACGGTACTCTGAGTCGAGAAGCGATGATCTATAAGCTGTACTGGTCAAGCTGGCATCGTAACCTTGGAAAGCTTGCGATGGATGTGCTCGGACCAGAGTCAGAGTTAATCGACGTCGCACCCTACGAACTGAGCAAATTACAGTCGCTATTTCTATTTACTCGGGCCGACACGATTTACGGTGGGACCAACCAGATTCAACGTAACCTCATTGCAGAGCGCGCGTTAGGGATGCCTAAAGAGCCTCGAGGATCAGCTAAATGA
- a CDS encoding SDR family oxidoreductase yields MSRTIPAYVDGHNLLAGKSVLITAAAGAGIGFSAATRAVEEGARAVVISDVHEGRLMQAKDTLAAISDECSVGAHLCDVTDETQVQALIAYAESLMSGVDVLINNAGLGGSCRLVDMSDEEWSRVLDITLTGTMRMTRAMLREMQPRGQGVIVNNASVLGWRAQEEQCHYAAAKAGVMALTRCSAMEAAQSGVRINAVSPSIAMHDFLRKTSSPELLERLASREAFGRAAEVWEVANVMMFLASDYSSYMTGEVVSVSSQHA; encoded by the coding sequence ATGAGTAGAACGATTCCAGCCTACGTCGATGGGCACAATCTCCTTGCAGGAAAGTCTGTCTTGATCACGGCAGCTGCGGGTGCAGGTATTGGGTTTTCTGCGGCGACCCGTGCTGTGGAAGAGGGTGCGCGTGCGGTTGTCATTAGCGATGTTCACGAGGGGCGTCTCATGCAGGCGAAGGACACGTTGGCTGCGATATCGGATGAATGCTCGGTAGGTGCCCATCTGTGTGACGTTACCGACGAGACCCAAGTTCAAGCGTTGATAGCCTATGCGGAGTCCCTGATGAGCGGCGTCGACGTGCTTATCAACAACGCGGGCCTTGGGGGTTCTTGCCGCTTGGTCGATATGAGCGATGAAGAATGGTCGCGGGTGTTGGACATCACACTAACCGGCACAATGCGGATGACCCGCGCGATGTTGCGTGAGATGCAACCCCGAGGCCAGGGCGTTATTGTCAATAATGCCTCGGTGCTCGGTTGGCGGGCACAGGAAGAGCAGTGCCATTACGCGGCAGCAAAAGCTGGTGTAATGGCCCTAACACGCTGTTCAGCCATGGAAGCCGCCCAGTCAGGCGTTCGCATTAATGCGGTGTCGCCCAGCATTGCGATGCATGACTTTCTCAGAAAGACGTCTTCGCCCGAGCTGTTAGAGCGCCTCGCGTCTCGAGAGGCTTTTGGGCGTGCGGCGGAAGTTTGGGAAGTAGCGAATGTCATGATGTTTTTGGCCTCGGATTACTCGAGCTATATGACGGGCGAGGTGGTTTCTGTCTCGAGCCAGCATGCTTAG